Genomic segment of Staphylococcus muscae:
AGATGAATCAGAAAAACTTGTTGAACGTGTACAAAAACAATTTAGCCGTGGTTTATTAACAGAAGAAGAACGTTATAATGCGGTTATTGAAATTTGGACACAAGCGAAAGATAGAATCCAAGAGAAACTGATGAAATCTCTTGATAAAACAAACCCAATCTTTATGATGAGTGACTCAGGTGCCCGTGGTAACGCATCTAACTTCACGCAGCTTGCGGGTATGCGTGGTCTGATGGCCGCACCATCTGGTAAAATCATCGAACTTCCTATCACATCATCATTCCGTGAAGGTTTAACAGTATTAGAATACTTCATCTCAACTCACGGTGCGCGTAAAGGTCTTGCCGATACAGCACTTAAGACAGCCGACTCAGGTTACTTAACACGTCGTCTTGTTGACGTTGCACAAGATGTTATCGTGCGTGAAGAAGATTGTGGTACTGACCGTGGTTTACTCGTTTCAGATATCAAAGAAGGTACAGAAATGATTGAACCATTCATCGAGCGTGTTGAAGGTCGTTACTCTAAAGAAACAATTCGTCACCCAGAGACTGACAAAGTTATCATTCGTCCAGACGAATTAATCACAGCTGAAATCGCAAAAGAAATTACAGATGCAGGCATTGAACAAATGTACATTCGCTCAGCATTTACATGTAACACACGTCATGGTGTATGTGAAAAATGTTACGGTAAAAACTTAGCGACAGGTGAAAAAGTTGAAGTGGGCGAAGCAGTTGGTACGATTGCCGCTCAATCAATCGGTGAGCCTGGTACTCAGTTAACAATGCGTACATTCCACACTGGTGGGGTAGCTGGTAGCGATATCACACAAGGTTTACCTCGTATCCAAGAAATCTTTGAAGCACGTAACCCGAAAGGTCAAGCCGTGATCACTGAAATCGAAGGTGTGGTAGACAACATTACAGTTGGCAAAGATAGACAACAAGAGATCGTGATCAAAGGTGCCAACGAAACACGTTCTTACCTTGCATCAGGTACATCACGCTTAAAAGTAGAAATCGGACAATCTGTTGAACGCGGTGAAGTTTTAACTGAAGGTTCAATTGAGCCGAAAAATTACTTGGCAGTAGCTGGTTTAACAGCAACTGAAGCGTACTTACTTAAAGAAGTACAAAAAGTTTACCGTATGCAAGGTGTAGAAATTGACGATAAACACGTTGAAGTCATGGTACGTCAAATGTTACGTAAAGTACGTATCATTGAAGCTGGTGATACGAAGTTATTACCAGGTTCATTAGTAGACATCCATCACTTCACAGATGCTAACCGTGATGCATTCAAAGAGCGTAAACGCCCAGCGACTGCAAAACCAGTATTACTTGGTATCACGAAAGCGTCACTTGAAACAGAAAGCTTCTTATCTGCGGCTTCATTCCAAGAAACGACACGTGTCCTTACTGACGCAGCGATCAAAGGAAAACGCGATGACTTACTCGGCTTGAAAGAGAACGTTATCATCGGTAAGTTGATTCCTGCTGGTACAGGTATGAGACGTTATAGTGACGTATCTATCGAAAAAGAAGAAGCAACAGAAAACACAGAATCACAACTCATCACTGAGTAATTATATAGTTATAGAGAATGGGGCAAACGCAGCCCCATCTCTTTTCTTCTATATATGAAAAAGAAATAGCAGGTACTGTCATAGCTACAAAAACCTACGTTTTATTAGTAATAAGTGTTGACGAACTGTTGATAGAGATGATAATATAGTAAAGGTTGATGCAAGCAGTACTTTGGAGGATATGAGAATGTCTAATGAAAAAGTCACACGCTTAGATAATGAATCCTATGTTGTTGGACTCAAGCAAACGCTCAAAGCGTTAAAGAGACAACAAGTCAAGCAATTGATTATAGGAGAAGATGTTAATATTCATTTATTAGCACGCGTGTTAAGCTTTGCCAATCAAAATATGATACCTATTACGTTCTTCCCAAGTCGACAAGCACTTGGAGAACATGTTGGTATAAAGGTAAAGGCAACAGTCGTTGCATTACTGAAATGAGATTAGTAAGTATAATGCTTACTAAATTTTATTTAACTTAAAAATGAACCACCTGGATGTGTGGAATTAAGAGAACAAGAGAGGAGGACGAAAAATGCCTACTATTAACCAATTAGTACGTAAACCAAGACAGAGCAAAACTAAAAAATCAGACTCACCTGCTTTAAATAGAGGTTTCAACAGTCAGAAAAAACAATTCACTAAGTTAAATTCACCACAAAAACGTGGTGTTTGTACACGTGTGGGTACAATGACACCTAAGAAACCAAACTCTGCGTTACGTAAATATGCGCGTGTGCGTTTATCAAACAACATTGAAATCAATGCATATATCCCTGGTATCGGACACAACTTACAAGAGCACAGTGTTGTACTTGTACGTGGTGGACGTGTAAAAGACTTACCTGGTGTGCGTTACCATATCGTACGTGGTGCATTAGATACTTCAGGTGTTGAAGGTCGTATGCAAAGCCGTTCATTATACGGAACTAAAAAACCTAAAAAATAAGTTTAATCGACATTAAACTCAAATAGAACAACAATTAATTATAATAGGAAGGGAGGACTTGTATTATGCCTCGTAAAGGATCAGTACCTAAAAGAGATGTGTTACCAGATCCAATTCACAACTCTAAATTAGTTACAAAATTAATTAACAAAATTATGTTAGATGGTAAGCGTGGGACTGCTCAACGTATTCTTTACTCAGCATTCGACTTAGTTCAAGAACGTTCTGGTCGTGATGCAATGGAAGTATTCGATGAAGCAATCAACAACATTATGCCAGTACTTGAAGTTAAAGCACGCCGTGTAGGTGGTTCTAACTACCAAGTACCTGTAGAAGTTCGTCCAGAGCGTCGTACTACTTTAGGTTTACGTTGGTTAGTAAACTATGCGCGTCTTCGTGGTGAAAAAACTATGGAGGAACGTTTAGCTAACGAAATCTTAGACGCAGCCAACAACACTGGTGGAGCCGTTAAGAAACGTGAAGACACACACAAAATGGCAGAAGCGAACAAAGCATTCGCTCACTACCGCTGGTAAGATAAACGCTAATCCCCTGAGCACATATCGTATAGACATCTGTCAACAGGCTGCCTAGCAGTTTGGTGTTTGTCTTATGCCTGCTTAGGGTAAAGCTATATCTGACTATATAATCCATTATCTGGAAGGAGAAAGAATACCCATGGCAAGAGACTTTTCGTTGAAGAACACTCGTAATATCGGTATCATGGCTCACATCGATGCTGGTAAAACGACGACTACTGAACGTATTCTTTATTACACTGGCCGTATTCATAAAATTGGTGAAACACATGAAGGTGCTTCACAAATGGACTGGATGGAACAAGAGCAAGACCGTGGTATCACAATCACATCAGCTGCAACAACAGCTGCATGGAATGGTCACCGCGTAAACATCATCGATACACCTGGACACGTAGACTTCACGGTTGAAGTTGAACG
This window contains:
- a CDS encoding ribosomal L7Ae/L30e/S12e/Gadd45 family protein, which gives rise to MSNEKVTRLDNESYVVGLKQTLKALKRQQVKQLIIGEDVNIHLLARVLSFANQNMIPITFFPSRQALGEHVGIKVKATVVALLK
- the rpsL gene encoding 30S ribosomal protein S12 translates to MPTINQLVRKPRQSKTKKSDSPALNRGFNSQKKQFTKLNSPQKRGVCTRVGTMTPKKPNSALRKYARVRLSNNIEINAYIPGIGHNLQEHSVVLVRGGRVKDLPGVRYHIVRGALDTSGVEGRMQSRSLYGTKKPKK
- the rpsG gene encoding 30S ribosomal protein S7 encodes the protein MPRKGSVPKRDVLPDPIHNSKLVTKLINKIMLDGKRGTAQRILYSAFDLVQERSGRDAMEVFDEAINNIMPVLEVKARRVGGSNYQVPVEVRPERRTTLGLRWLVNYARLRGEKTMEERLANEILDAANNTGGAVKKREDTHKMAEANKAFAHYRW